Below is a window of Candidatus Acidiferrales bacterium DNA.
ACGCGCGTCGCGCGCGGGCCACTGGTGATCAAGCAGCCGGGGCTCGTGGTGGAAATCGGCGGGCATATGCGGTGGTTCGTGGGGAGAGCCTACGTTCCCGGGATGGTTCCAGTGGGAGTGGCGCTCGAGGAGATCCGATGATGCGGAATGCGGCGCGAGAAATTCTCGTCTGGGCGATGAGCGGAATGATGGCGCTGTGGGCGACGGGCTGCTCCCATGCGAATGTAGGCGGAGGAGGCACGCCTCCGGGAACGAATAACGTGCTGGCGATTTCCGTGAACACAGGACCGACGGCGGCGATGGGGTCGCCTTACATTAATGGGGCGTTTACGAGCGTCACGGTGTGTGTGCCGGGGAGCACGACGCAATGCCAAACAATCGACGGAATTCTCGTGGATACCGGTTCGCCGGGATTGCGCCTCCTGTCTTCGGAGCTGACAGTGGCGTTGCCGCAGCAAACCGATTCGAGCAACAACCCGGTTGTGGAATGCGCGCCGTTCGCGTCGGGCGTCATCTGGGGGCCGGTGCAGACTGCAGATATGACCGTGACGGGAGAAAAGGCGAGTTCACTGCCGATTCAGGTGATCGGGACGAACAGCTTTCCGAATATTCCCGCGGCGTGCTCGAATCAGGGCACGCCTGTAGAGGATCTGCAACAGCTGGGAGCCAACGGAATCCTGGGGATTGGTCCGTATCAGCAAGATTGCGGCGCGGCCTGCGCGACAAGCGGAGCGACAAACCCGGGCGTGTATTACACGTGTCCTGCGACGGGCTGCGTTGTGGCTGCGGAGCCGCTTGCGTCACAAGTGACGAATCCGGTGGTGATGTTTCCGAAGGACAATAATGGAACGATCATCGAATTGCCCGCGCTGAGCGGATCAGCCGCCAGCGTGAATGGACAATTGATATTCGGCATTGGCACGCAGTCGAACAACGGCCTGGGCAGCGCAACGATTTATACGATGGACCCTGCGTCAGGCAACTTTTCGACGGTGTTCAACGGACAGACATACACCAATGAGGCTTTTCTCGACAGCGGATCGAATGCCATGTACTTCCTAGATTCGACGACTACGACCATCCCTACATGCACAGATTATACGTTTTGGTATTGCCCCGGCGGCACGCTGAATTTCTCGGCGACCAATATGGGAGCGAACGGGAATTCAGGCATCATCAATTTCTCAGTGGGAAATGCCGATTCGCTGGTGGCAAATCCCGGGGATGGCGCTGCAAATGGTTTGGCGGGACCTTTCCCGAGCACCTTCGACTGGGGATTGCCGTTCTTCTACGGGCGAAATGTGTACACGGCGATCGATGGGATGAGTACGCCGGGAGGAACCGGGCCATATTGGGCGTATTGAAGAAGACTGGCAGCAGGAGGAAAAGTACCCTTGCGACGACGATTTGCCTCCTGAATGCCAATACGCCTCGTGACGACTGACTCCTGTGCGCTTGTTTTTCTTTCCTTCCAGATTCTTTCACACCGGCAATACGAACCAACGACGGGTCGCGGGTAAAACCATCGGTCATTGGATATTTTTCGCGCCGTGTGAATCACAACCCAATTCAAAGGAGAATGACAGCACGCAAAGGAAAAGATATTCTGAGGCGTGCACCTAGGCGAGGGGGTTTTCCTTTTCTTTGCGGCGCTGGTAGCAGGCGCGCTGAATGCAGTGGCGGGCGGCGGGAGCTTCATTTCGTTTCCGTCGCTGCTATTTGCGCGCATCGCGCCGATCTCCGCGAACGCCACGAATACGATGGCGCTGTGGCCCGGGACGATCGCGAGCACTGTAGCCTATCGCGACGCACTGAAAGATCCGCAAGCGCGCGAGCTGCTGCTGCCGCTGCTGGTGAATGGAGTTTTGGGCGGCATTCTGGGCGCGTACATCCTGCTGCGTACGCCGCAACATATATTCATGGAACTTGTGCCGTGGCTGCTGCTGGGCGCGACGCTCCTGTTCATGGCGAGTGGGCGCATTACGGCGTGGGTTCGCAGACAGGGCGGACATGCACACGAAAAGCGAATGCTCTTCACGGCGGGGCTGGCGCTGGAGCTGCTGATTACGGTTTATATCGGATATTTCGGAGCGGGTGCAGGAATCTTGACGCTCGGAATGTTGGCGCTGCTGGGTATTGAGGACATCCATGCCATGAATGGAACGAAGACGCTGCTGGTGAGCGTGGCGAATGGTGTGGCGCTGATCCTGTTCGTGAGTGCGAAAGTGATTGTCTGGCCGGAAGCGATCGTGATGCTGGCGGGAGCGGCGGCGGGCGGGTACGGCGGGGCGCATTACGCGCAAAAAGTGAATCCGCGGACGATTCGAGCGCTCGTAATTGTCGTGGGTTTCGGGGTGGCGGCGTATTTTTTCGCGACGCAGTTCGCATAAGCAGTTTTCCTTTCATAGCAAGACAATCCCAAGAGACAACTGAAGATAGCGGCGACGCGCGAAGACGAGGCGGATCGCTGCGAGAAATATCGAGCGCGGAGGGAACATTTGCGGCGTGTGGGACGTATTGACATTCGATAGGAGCGAGAGTAACCTAGCGTGCTACAGAACGTCTATAGGAGGCAAGATGACGCGGGAACAAACCGAATTGCTGCAAGGAACGCTGGACATGCTGATTTTGAAGTCGCTCGCCCTGGGAGAAATGCACGGGCTGGGCATTTCGCGGCGCATCGAGCAGATCACCAAGGGGACGTTTCAAGTGAAGCCGGGGTCGCTCTTCCCTGCTCTGCACCGGATGGAAGAAGAGCGATGGCTGGAAGCGTCGTGGGGCGAATCGGAGAATAACCGGCGCGCAAAATACTACCGGCTGACGAAGGCGGGCCGACGGCAGTTCGAAACGGAAACGCTGCGATGGGGGCGAATTTCGCTGGCCATCGAGCGAGCGCTGGAAGCGTGAAAGCAGTGGCTAGTGGCGCTTCGTTCCCGCCCAGGCGGGCGAGCCTCAGGGCAAGCAAGTGACGAGTAAAGGCGACTGCAACCAATGTGGATAAGAAACGCAATTCGGAATTGGCGTCGGAAGGCGCGGGCGGATGCGGAGCTCGACGAGGAAGTGCGCGGGTACGCCGAGATGCTCGCGGAGGAAAAGATTCGCAACGGCAGTGATGCGCAGGAAGCGCGGCGGGAGGCCAAGATGGAACTCGGCGGCGTGGAACAAGTGAAAGAACAGACGCGGGAGGTTCGCGCCGGACATTTTTTCGAAACGCTGTGGCAAGACGTTCGCTATGGCGGACGGATGCTGCGGAAGAATCCGGGATTCACAATCGTCGCGGTGCTGACGCTGGCGCTGGGGATTGGCGCGAACACCGCCATTTTTAGCGTTATCGAGAGCGTGCTCTTGCGACCGCTACCCTATGACCATCCCCAAAGCCTCATCGAGATTTGGAATACGTACTTGCCGGCAGTTCCTCTCGGGGGATTGTCGCCGGGCGACTTTCGCGATTGGCAGAGAGAAACAACGACGGTCTCGGAAATGGCCGCGTACGCCTGGATTCAGCAGGGCGCAAATTTTACGGGTGACGGCGATCCGCAGCGCGTGGAGCTGAACTGGGCAACTTCTAATTTTTTCCCGATGCTGGGCGTGAGACCTGCAATCGGACGGCTCTTCGCACCAGAGGAAGATCGGCCGGGGAGCGCACCGGTCGTGGTTCTTTCACATCGATTCTGGCAAAGCCGCTTTGCGAGCGCTTCAAATGTTGTTGGCCGCGTTCTGACGCTTGACGGATTGCGCTACACGGTTATCGGCGTTCTCCATGAAGGATCGCACTTGCTCGATGCGCCGGATATGTGGATGCCGATGGGCCAGTTCGGGGACGATTTGACGGAGCATGTCCATCATGAATTCGTGGGAATCGCGCGACTCAAACCTGGCGTGAAGGTTGCACAAGCGCGAGCGGAGTTCGAAGCGCTAAACCAGCGGTCCGCCATCGCGTACCCCAAGGAGCACAAGAATTTTGGCTTGGTTGTGCGACCGATGCAGGATCCTTCCGCCGCCCAACTGCGCGGAACTTTGCTGGTCCTGTTTGCGGCGGTGGGACTGGTGCTGCTTATCGCGTGCGCCAATATTGCCAATCTGCTCCTGGCGCGGAATGCGAGCAGGGAAAGAGAAATCGCGCTGCGCACGGCGCTTGGAGCTCATCGCGGGCGGCTTATTCGACAGTTGCTAACCGAAAGCATCCTGCTTGCGCTGCTCGGAGGAGCGCTTGGGATCGCGTTCGCGGCTGTGGGCGTGCAGATTTTGGGTGCATTGGCACCACGGAATATGCAAGCGGTGCAGCAGATAGGGCCGGATGGCACTGTATTTCTTTTTACGATCGTCATTTGCTTCGCCGTTGGCGTGATCTGTGGCTTATTGCCGGCGCTGCAGATAAGAAAAACGAACGTGAACGTCGCTTTGAAGCAGGGAACGCGAGGAAGCGGCGCGTTCGCTAGCCGCAAACTTCACAGCACACTCGTAGTCTCCGAAATTGCGCTGGCGCTGGTTCCGCTCACTGGCGCGGGCTTGTTGCTGCGCAGTTTGCGCGATTTGCTGAATCAAAGCCCCGGGTTCCGCGCAGAGCATCTGCTAAGTATGAATATTCCACAAGCAGCTGTTCCGCCCGCTGAACTCATTAAAATGACTCCTGCTCAGCAACAGCAGTTAGCTCAGAAGCAATCTCTTCAGTTTGAGCAAATCATCGAGGGCGTCGAAGCCCTGCCCGGAGTGAAATTGGCCGCGGGCATCGACATCTTGCCGCTCGGCACGCAACTTCAGGCGGCCGCACGGTTCGTTATTGAAGGGAGGCCTATTCCGGACGCAGGCGTCCGGCCCCTCGCCGAACTCCGTACTATTACTCCCGGATATTTTTCGACGGCAGGGGTTTCTCTGCTTCGCGGACGGTCGCTCGACGCGGAGGACGCAGGCAAGCAGAATATTGATATTAATGAAGCGATGGCGGAACGATTTTGGCCGCAGGGCAACGCAATTGGCAGTCGCATCAACATCTGTTCGCTCGATCCGAGCCCGTGCTGGTTTTCGATTGTCGGAATTGTCGGCAACGTTCATGAATACGGACTTGATGCGGCTCCGACCTATGATGCTTATTTTACCGGCGGCTGGACCCCGAACCTGCTCATCCGCACCGCCTCGGACCCTCATCGCACAGAAATCGCGGCCGTAAACGTGATTCATAAAATTGACCCGGCCTTACCTGTGACCTCAGTGATGACCATGGACGAATTGGTTGCGGATTCTGTTGCGCCCCGCCGATTTTCCGCAGTTCTTACCGGAGTGTTTGCGGCGCTTGCGCTGCTCCTCGCGACCGTTGGAATTTATGGTGTGATGAGTTACATGGTTGGGCGCCGCACGAATGAGATTGGCATCCGCATGGCTCTCGGGGCGCGACCGCGCGATGTTCTCAGGTTGGTTGTAGCGCATGGCGCGAGACTGGCGCTGATCGGCGTAGCCTTCGGAATTTGCGGATCGCTGGCGCTGGCCCGCTTCATCTCCAGCATGCTTTTTGGTGTTCGTTCCTACGACCCGCTCACGTTCATCGTTGTGGCGTCGCTCCTATCGGCGGTGGCCATTGCGGCCTGTTACGTTCCGGCGCGGCGGGCGATGAAAGTCGATCCGATGGTGGCGCTGCGGTACGAGTAAAGCGGCCGAATGCGCATGAGGCGCTAGGGTAGAGCGACCTCTGCTTCAACGCGCGAAGCGTACATCGGGAAGAATTGCTCCAGATTCGACATGCGAATCAGAGCGGCGACGCGCTCGGAAACGCCAACGAGGACGACTTTGCGGTTCGCGTGACGCGACGAAATAAACGCGCCAACGAGTGCGCCCAAGCCAGCGGAATCCATGTAAGGAACCTGACTGAAGTCGACGAGAACGGCACCCGAGCCATTGAGTTCGCGGACGACGCCTTGAAATGTGAAGAGCGTTTGAATGGTGAAAGGACCCTTGCAGGTCAGGACGACGTGGTGTTCGCGAGAACCAGAAGAACGTTCGACAGTTAGCTTGTCATTTGACATGGAT
It encodes the following:
- a CDS encoding DUF3443 domain-containing protein, with the protein product MMRNAAREILVWAMSGMMALWATGCSHANVGGGGTPPGTNNVLAISVNTGPTAAMGSPYINGAFTSVTVCVPGSTTQCQTIDGILVDTGSPGLRLLSSELTVALPQQTDSSNNPVVECAPFASGVIWGPVQTADMTVTGEKASSLPIQVIGTNSFPNIPAACSNQGTPVEDLQQLGANGILGIGPYQQDCGAACATSGATNPGVYYTCPATGCVVAAEPLASQVTNPVVMFPKDNNGTIIELPALSGSAASVNGQLIFGIGTQSNNGLGSATIYTMDPASGNFSTVFNGQTYTNEAFLDSGSNAMYFLDSTTTTIPTCTDYTFWYCPGGTLNFSATNMGANGNSGIINFSVGNADSLVANPGDGAANGLAGPFPSTFDWGLPFFYGRNVYTAIDGMSTPGGTGPYWAY
- a CDS encoding sulfite exporter TauE/SafE family protein, which translates into the protein MHLGEGVFLFFAALVAGALNAVAGGGSFISFPSLLFARIAPISANATNTMALWPGTIASTVAYRDALKDPQARELLLPLLVNGVLGGILGAYILLRTPQHIFMELVPWLLLGATLLFMASGRITAWVRRQGGHAHEKRMLFTAGLALELLITVYIGYFGAGAGILTLGMLALLGIEDIHAMNGTKTLLVSVANGVALILFVSAKVIVWPEAIVMLAGAAAGGYGGAHYAQKVNPRTIRALVIVVGFGVAAYFFATQFA
- a CDS encoding PadR family transcriptional regulator, with amino-acid sequence MTREQTELLQGTLDMLILKSLALGEMHGLGISRRIEQITKGTFQVKPGSLFPALHRMEEERWLEASWGESENNRRAKYYRLTKAGRRQFETETLRWGRISLAIERALEA
- a CDS encoding ABC transporter permease, with protein sequence MWIRNAIRNWRRKARADAELDEEVRGYAEMLAEEKIRNGSDAQEARREAKMELGGVEQVKEQTREVRAGHFFETLWQDVRYGGRMLRKNPGFTIVAVLTLALGIGANTAIFSVIESVLLRPLPYDHPQSLIEIWNTYLPAVPLGGLSPGDFRDWQRETTTVSEMAAYAWIQQGANFTGDGDPQRVELNWATSNFFPMLGVRPAIGRLFAPEEDRPGSAPVVVLSHRFWQSRFASASNVVGRVLTLDGLRYTVIGVLHEGSHLLDAPDMWMPMGQFGDDLTEHVHHEFVGIARLKPGVKVAQARAEFEALNQRSAIAYPKEHKNFGLVVRPMQDPSAAQLRGTLLVLFAAVGLVLLIACANIANLLLARNASREREIALRTALGAHRGRLIRQLLTESILLALLGGALGIAFAAVGVQILGALAPRNMQAVQQIGPDGTVFLFTIVICFAVGVICGLLPALQIRKTNVNVALKQGTRGSGAFASRKLHSTLVVSEIALALVPLTGAGLLLRSLRDLLNQSPGFRAEHLLSMNIPQAAVPPAELIKMTPAQQQQLAQKQSLQFEQIIEGVEALPGVKLAAGIDILPLGTQLQAAARFVIEGRPIPDAGVRPLAELRTITPGYFSTAGVSLLRGRSLDAEDAGKQNIDINEAMAERFWPQGNAIGSRINICSLDPSPCWFSIVGIVGNVHEYGLDAAPTYDAYFTGGWTPNLLIRTASDPHRTEIAAVNVIHKIDPALPVTSVMTMDELVADSVAPRRFSAVLTGVFAALALLLATVGIYGVMSYMVGRRTNEIGIRMALGARPRDVLRLVVAHGARLALIGVAFGICGSLALARFISSMLFGVRSYDPLTFIVVASLLSAVAIAACYVPARRAMKVDPMVALRYE
- a CDS encoding STAS domain-containing protein, yielding MSNDKLTVERSSGSREHHVVLTCKGPFTIQTLFTFQGVVRELNGSGAVLVDFSQVPYMDSAGLGALVGAFISSRHANRKVVLVGVSERVAALIRMSNLEQFFPMYASRVEAEVALP